A single window of Lynx canadensis isolate LIC74 chromosome C2, mLynCan4.pri.v2, whole genome shotgun sequence DNA harbors:
- the HHATL gene encoding protein-cysteine N-palmitoyltransferase HHAT-like protein, which produces MGIKTALPAAELGLYSLVLSGALAYAGRGLLEASQDGAHRKAFRESVRPGWEYIGRKMDVADFEWVMWFTSFRNVIIFALSGHVLFAKLCTMVAPQLRSWMYAVYGALAVLGTMGPWYLLLLLGHCVSLYVASLLGQPWLCLGLGLASLASFKLDPLISWQSGFVTGTFDLQEVLFHGGSGFTVLRCTSFALESCAHPDRRYSLADLLKYNFYLPFFFFGPIMTFDRFHTQMSQVEPVRREGELWRIRAQAGLSVVAVMAVDIFFHFFYILTIPSDLKFANRLPDSALAGLAYSNLVYDWVKAAVLFGVVNTVARLDHLDPPQPPKCITALYVFAETHFDRGINDWLCKYVYDHIGGEHSEVIPELGATVATFAITTLWLGPCDIVYLWSFLNCFGLNFELWVQKLAELGPLAQIEASLSEQMSRRVRALFGAMNFWAIIMYNLVSLNSLEFTELVARRLLLTGFPQTTLAILFVTYCGVQLVKERERTLALEEEQKQDKEKPE; this is translated from the exons ATGGGCATCAAGACAGCGTTGCCCGCGGCGGAGCTGGGCTTGTACTCCCTGGTGCTGAGTGGGGCTCTGGCCTATGCTGGCCGGGGCCTCCTAGAAGCTTCACAAG ATGGGGCCCACCGGAAGGCCTTCCGGGAGTCTGTGCGACCTGGCTGGGAGTATATTGGCCGGAAGATG GACGTGGCTGACTTCGAGTGGGTGATGTGGTTCACCTCCTTCCGCAATGTCATCATCTTCGCCCTCTCTGGACATGTGCTGTTTGCTAAACTCTGCACGATGGTTGCCCCCCAG CTCCGCTCCTGGATGTATGCCGTGTATGGGGCCCTGGCTGTGCTGGGCACGATGGGTCCTTGGTACCTGCTGCTGCTACTTGGCCACTGTGTCAGCCTCTATGTGGCCTCACTCTTGGGCCAGCCCTGGCTCTGTCTCGGCCTTGGCCTGGCCAGCCTTGCCTCCTTCAAGCTTGATCCTCTAATCTCCTGGCAG AGCGGGTTTGTAACAGGCACTTTTGATCTTCAAGAGGTGCTGTTCCACGGGGGCAGCGGTTTCACAGTGCTGCGTTGTACCAGCTTTGCGCTGGAGAGCTGTGCCCACCCCGATCGCCGCTACTCCCTAGCTGACCTGCTCAAGTACAACTTCTAcctgcctttcttcttcttcgGGCCCATCATGACCTTTGATCGCTTCCACACCCAG ATGAGCCAGGTGGAGCCGGTGAGGCGCGAGGGTGAGCTGTGGCGCATCCGGGCCCAGGCCGGCCTCAGCGTGGTGGCCGTCATGGCCGTGGACATCTTCTTCCACTTCTTCTACATCCTCACCATCCCCAGCGACCTCAAGTTTGCCAACCGCCTCCCGGACAGCGCCCTCG CTGGCCTAGCCTATTCAAACCTGGTGTACGACTGGGTGAAGGCGGCCGTGCTCTTCGGCGTGGTCAACACCGTGGCTCGCCTTGACCACTTGGACCCGCCCCAGCCTCCCAAGTGCATCACCGCACTCTACGTCTTCGCGGAAAC GCACTTCGACCGTGGCATCAACGACTGGCTTTGCAA GTATGTGTATGATCACATTGGTGGGGAGCACTCCGAGGTGATCCCGGAGCTGGGGGCCACTGTGGCCACATTTGCCATCACCACTCTGTGGCTTGGACCTTGTGATATTGTTTACCTGTGGTCATTCCTTAACTGCTTTGGCCTCAACTTTGAGCTCTGGGTGCAGAAGCTGGCTGAGTTGGGGCCCCTAGCACAAATTGAG GCCTCTCTGTCGGAGCAGATGTCTCGCAGGGTCCGGGCCCTCTTTGGGGCCATGAACTTCTGGGCCATCATCATGTACAACCTTGTAAGCCTGAACAGCCTGGAGTTCACAGAGCTGGTTGCCAGGCGCCTGCTACTCACAG